The Fusarium falciforme chromosome 7, complete sequence genome window below encodes:
- a CDS encoding NmrA domain-containing protein, giving the protein MATSTRKIIAIAGGTGNLGSSVARSLHDNPDFHVRVLSRDPTAAKAQVLAKNGIEVVKCDNWKAGDLQRAFTGCWGVFINIDSDAPNFKNRIGPSEFEMGKIIIDAAVKSGVKHAVHASLPAASKLTNGKVPVLAFDDKAAISEYLLEPGRFQTASILSAGWFLENAFDPKYTAAFGGFATIPDAERFLTYRVPAMGNDPESVPWLAVADDYGDFVHGVFLDPERWNRQYIHGVSESASFAELTAKFQKLTGKPARHVEIPKGGLTATTASKTTEVNGLFDLMQEIKGNFFNGIPTKPEDARVLKENASKARRSDGVKARPMTIEEFFIKYAK; this is encoded by the exons ATGGCTACTAGCACTCGCAaaatcatcgccatcgcggGCGGGACAGGTAACCTAGGAAGCTCGGTGGCGCGATCGCTTCACGATAACCCCGACTTCCATGTCAGAGTCTTGTCTCGTGATCCCACCGCTGCAAAGGCACAGGTTCTGGCCAAGAACGGCATTGAAGTCGTCAAGTGCGACAATTGGAAGGCAGGTGACTTGCAGCGAGCCTTTACTGGCTGCTGGGGGgtcttcatcaacatcgaTTCGGATGCTCCG AACTTCAAGAACAGGATCGGCCCCTCCGAGTTTGAAATGGGAAAGATCATCATAGATGCGGCGGTCAAGTCTGGTGTCAAGCATGCAGTGCACGCGTCGCTCCCAGCGGCGTCTAAGCTGACAAACGGCAAGGTTCCTGTTCTCGCCTTTGATG ATAAAGCAGCCATCTCAGAGTACCTTCTTGAACCAGGCAGGTTTCAGACCGCCTCGATACTCAGCGCAGGCTGGTTTTTGGAGAATGCCTTTGACCCCAAGTACACGGCCGCATTTGGAGGGTTTGCAACGATACCAGATGCCGAAAGATTTCTGACATATCGCGTGCCTGCAATGGGCAACGACCCTGAGTCTGTTCCGTGGCTGGCAGTAGCCGACGACTACGGCGACTTTGTCCATGGCGTATTTCTAGATCCCGAGAGATGGAACCGTCAATACATTCACGGAGTTTCGGAGTCTGCGTCTTTCGCCGAGCTGACGGCCAAGTTCCAAAAGC TGACTGGCAAGCCAGCCCGACATGTGGAGATTCCCAAAGGAGGGTTGACTGCGACAACGGCTTCCAAGACGACTGAAGTGAATGGACTTTTTGACTTGATGCAAGAAATCAAGGGAAACTTCTTCAATGGCATCCCGACAAAGCCAGAGGATGCTCGCGTTCTCAAGGAGAATGCCTCCAAAGCTCGTCGATCCGATGGGGTGAAGGCTCGACCCATGACCATAGAGGAATTCTTTATCAAGTATGCGAAATGA